GCCCTAAAAGCAAAAAACTTCCACGATGCTTTTATTAAGCGCATTATCGGTTTACCGGGGGATGAAGTTAGGGTTTCCCAAGGCAACGTTTATGTCAACGGCAAAATGCTGGACGAAAATTACATTGCGGCTCCTCCCGCCTATGAATATGGCCCAGTGAAAGTGCCCGATGATCAGTATTTAGTGTTAGGGGATAACCGCAACAACAGCTATGACTCCCACTATTGGGGCTTTGTCCCCCGGGAAAAATTGCTCGGCCGTGCCTTTGTCCGTTTTTGGCCCGTACCCCGGGTAGGCCTGTTGACTGATGATGCTGAGCGAGAAGCAGTAGAAATTAGCCCCCAAGCATGGGAAAGTCCAGCCATTTCCCCCCAGACAGTGCCGGAGAGTCGTTAGATTATAAGCAATCACCACTGTGCGGAGAGAATCAAATAATTATGGTTACCCCCACCCTCGTTAAAACCATCGCCACTGCTGCTCCCCAAACCTTTGACCAATTTTTGAAGCAATGTCCCGAAGAAGGCCGCTTTGAGTGGGTAAATGGAAAAATCATCGAAATGGTTAACACCCGCGAACATAAACTGATTGCTGAGTTCATTCTTTTCGCTTTCCATGACGAAATACGTCGTCTCTCATTAAACTTTGATGTCACCACCCAGGCCACCATCAGAACTGAGATTAAGACCGGCGGTTTTCATGGACGCATTCCGGATGTGAGTGTTATCGATCGCCATGTATGGCGCTCCGATCCCGGTGACTACAGAGCTTTAACTGAGCCAGTCCAGTTAGCAGTGGAGGTGGTTTCTAGTAACTGGGAAACGG
The genomic region above belongs to Synechocystis sp. PCC 6803 substr. PCC-P and contains:
- the lepB gene encoding signal peptidase I, translated to MTENIVRETSKKKESPPENTWLELGKTMVTAVILAIGIRTFVAEARYIPSSSMEPTLQINDRLIIEKISYRLRDPERGEIVVFNPTDALKAKNFHDAFIKRIIGLPGDEVRVSQGNVYVNGKMLDENYIAAPPAYEYGPVKVPDDQYLVLGDNRNNSYDSHYWGFVPREKLLGRAFVRFWPVPRVGLLTDDAEREAVEISPQAWESPAISPQTVPESR
- a CDS encoding Uma2 family endonuclease — encoded protein: MVTPTLVKTIATAAPQTFDQFLKQCPEEGRFEWVNGKIIEMVNTREHKLIAEFILFAFHDEIRRLSLNFDVTTQATIRTEIKTGGFHGRIPDVSVIDRHVWRSDPGDYRALTEPVQLAVEVVSSNWETDYFDKLDEYQRLGIKEYWIVDYLAIGSRDILGEPKQPTVSIYTLNPEGVYDRQAFQGQETLVSPTFAELVLTPEQIFNA